The Prevotella sp. E9-3 genome has a window encoding:
- a CDS encoding pseudouridine synthase, whose amino-acid sequence MDFENENKQEEQSTAQDREGFQKEFRPVGRSPRPRIHTGQRPATSGYERPSFNKHNDDEGGFRPEGFGAGLQSPAAQHTGYRPRTNNYQQRPQGGYQPRPQGGFQQRPQGGYRPRYNQEGAEGQTGYAPRQYGQGEGGYQPRQQGGYQPRQGGYQPRQQGGYQQRGGYQQRGGYGQQRGGYGQQRGGYQQRGGYGQQRQGGFRPRTADYDPNAKYSMKKRIEYKEQNFDPNEPIRLNKFLANAGVCSRREADEFIQAGVVTVNGLVVTELGTKVMRTDVVRFHDDPVSLEKKVYVLLNKPKDYVTTSEDPQQRKTVMDLVKGACPERIYPVGRLDRNTTGVLLLTNDGDLASKLTHPKFLKKKIYHVYTDRNVTAHDLQQIAEGVMLDDGEIKADAIEYADPVDKKQVGIEIHSGKNRIVRRIFESLGYKVTKLDRVQFAGLTKKNLRRGDWRYLTEEEVDRLRMGAYE is encoded by the coding sequence ATGGATTTTGAAAATGAAAACAAGCAGGAGGAACAGTCCACTGCACAAGACCGCGAAGGTTTCCAGAAAGAATTTAGACCTGTAGGGCGTTCACCCCGTCCGCGCATTCACACCGGACAGCGTCCAGCCACATCAGGCTACGAACGTCCTAGTTTCAATAAGCATAATGATGACGAAGGCGGTTTCCGTCCCGAAGGCTTCGGAGCAGGTTTGCAGAGTCCCGCAGCTCAGCATACTGGCTATCGTCCTCGTACAAACAATTATCAGCAGCGTCCTCAGGGTGGCTATCAGCCTCGTCCTCAGGGCGGTTTTCAACAGCGTCCTCAGGGCGGCTATCGCCCTCGCTATAATCAGGAAGGCGCTGAGGGCCAGACAGGTTACGCTCCCCGCCAGTATGGACAGGGTGAGGGTGGCTATCAGCCCCGTCAGCAGGGCGGCTATCAGCCTCGTCAGGGTGGTTATCAGCCTCGTCAGCAGGGTGGCTACCAGCAGCGTGGCGGTTACCAGCAGCGTGGTGGTTACGGTCAGCAGCGTGGTGGCTACGGTCAGCAGCGCGGCGGTTACCAGCAGCGTGGCGGTTATGGTCAGCAGCGTCAGGGCGGCTTCCGTCCCCGTACTGCCGATTATGATCCCAATGCAAAGTACTCTATGAAGAAGCGCATTGAGTACAAAGAGCAGAACTTCGATCCCAATGAGCCCATCCGTTTGAACAAGTTCCTTGCCAATGCCGGCGTTTGCAGCCGTCGCGAAGCCGATGAGTTCATCCAGGCAGGTGTGGTAACCGTTAACGGACTGGTGGTTACCGAACTCGGAACAAAGGTGATGCGTACCGATGTAGTTCGCTTTCACGATGATCCCGTTTCTTTGGAGAAGAAAGTCTATGTGCTGCTGAACAAGCCCAAAGACTATGTTACTACAAGTGAGGATCCCCAGCAGCGTAAGACTGTGATGGATTTGGTGAAGGGCGCTTGTCCCGAGCGTATCTATCCTGTAGGTCGCCTGGACCGCAACACTACTGGTGTGCTTCTGCTCACCAACGATGGTGATTTGGCTTCAAAGCTCACACATCCTAAGTTCTTGAAAAAGAAGATTTACCATGTATATACCGACCGCAACGTGACAGCTCACGACCTGCAGCAGATTGCTGAGGGTGTGATGCTCGATGATGGCGAAATCAAGGCAGATGCAATTGAATATGCTGATCCTGTTGACAAGAAGCAGGTTGGCATTGAGATTCATTCAGGAAAGAACCGTATTGTGCGTCGTATCTTTGAGAGTCTTGGATATAAGGTTACCAAGCTCGACCGTGTACAGTTTGCCGGCCTGACCAAGAAGAATCTGCGTCGTGGCGACTGGCGTTACCTCACTGAGGAAGAGGTGGACCGTCTGCGCATGGGTGCGTATGAGTAA
- the purB gene encoding adenylosuccinate lyase, whose protein sequence is MELSKLTAISPIDGRYRGKTEPLSEYFSEYALVRYRVRVEIEYFITLCELPLPQLANFNHELFERLRDIYRQFTPADAQRVKDIEKVTNHDVKAVEYFIKEEFDKIGGLEAFKEFIHFGLTSQDINNTSVPLSIKEALEQVYYPLVEELIEQLNDYAEEWKNVAMLAKTHGQPASPTRLGKEIKVFVYRLEEQLRSLKDTPITAKFGGATGNYNAHHVAYPQYDWKEFGNAFVSEKLGLEREQYTTQISNYDWMGAIFDAMRRINTIVIDLDRDFWMYISMEYFKQKIKAGEVGSSAMPHKVNPIDYENSEGNLGIANAILQFLAQKLPVSRLQRDLTDSTVLRNVGVPMGHAVIAFESTLKGLRKLILNEGKLHEDLENTWAVVAEAIQTILRREAYPNPYETLKALTRTNEKMTEQTIHAFIETLEVSDSVKQELMAITPWNYTGV, encoded by the coding sequence ATGGAATTAAGCAAACTGACCGCAATTTCGCCTATTGATGGCCGCTATCGTGGAAAAACTGAACCGCTTAGCGAGTATTTTTCTGAATATGCCTTGGTTCGTTACCGTGTGCGTGTAGAAATTGAGTATTTTATCACATTGTGTGAACTCCCATTGCCTCAATTGGCAAACTTTAACCATGAACTTTTTGAACGTCTTCGCGACATTTACCGCCAATTTACACCTGCTGATGCCCAACGAGTAAAGGACATCGAGAAAGTGACTAACCATGATGTAAAGGCGGTAGAATATTTCATTAAGGAAGAGTTTGACAAAATCGGAGGCCTGGAAGCTTTCAAAGAGTTTATTCATTTCGGACTAACCTCTCAGGATATTAACAATACCAGTGTTCCCTTGTCTATCAAAGAAGCATTGGAGCAAGTGTACTATCCACTGGTTGAAGAACTGATTGAACAATTGAACGACTACGCTGAAGAGTGGAAAAACGTAGCTATGCTGGCAAAGACCCATGGTCAGCCTGCATCGCCTACTCGTTTGGGAAAAGAAATTAAGGTTTTCGTTTATCGTTTGGAAGAACAGTTGCGTTCGCTGAAGGATACGCCAATTACAGCAAAGTTTGGAGGCGCTACAGGCAATTATAATGCTCACCATGTGGCTTATCCTCAGTACGATTGGAAAGAGTTCGGCAATGCTTTCGTGAGTGAGAAACTTGGTCTTGAGCGTGAACAATATACCACACAGATTTCAAATTATGACTGGATGGGTGCCATCTTTGATGCCATGCGTCGTATCAATACTATCGTAATCGACTTAGACCGTGACTTCTGGATGTACATCTCAATGGAGTATTTCAAGCAGAAGATTAAGGCCGGTGAAGTAGGTTCGAGTGCTATGCCTCATAAGGTGAACCCCATTGACTATGAGAACTCAGAGGGTAATTTGGGAATAGCCAATGCTATTTTACAATTCTTGGCACAGAAATTGCCTGTAAGTCGTTTGCAGCGCGATTTGACCGACTCAACTGTTCTTCGCAATGTAGGTGTGCCCATGGGACATGCTGTTATTGCTTTTGAGAGCACTTTGAAAGGACTGCGCAAATTGATCCTGAACGAAGGAAAACTGCACGAAGACCTTGAGAATACTTGGGCTGTAGTGGCAGAAGCTATCCAGACTATTCTGCGCCGTGAGGCTTATCCTAATCCTTATGAGACGCTGAAAGCGCTGACTCGTACCAATGAGAAAATGACCGAACAGACTATTCATGCCTTTATCGAAACCCTCGAGGTGAGCGATAGTGTGAAGCAGGAACTGATGGCCATCACTCCATGGAATTACACAGGAGTTTAA
- a CDS encoding OmpA family protein translates to MKKLFMVLALASVSVAGMAQNETPEMKYSVATNSFWSNWFISADVMYGAFYSNEEKGNDFKKSPFTDYRRNLGASVAVGKWFTPGLGLRTKFQGIWGRHVLTDNADDNAIKFWNLQEQVLFNLSNLFCGYNENRVWNLIPYVGVGVLRNCSDNEYAHGGSIGLLNTWKLSKHVALNLDLGFNVSDDDYANASAGHAGYGHSIAQTDRYFAAEVGLTFNLGKATWNKTPDVDALKALSQSQIDALNAQLADAQAENDRLQNMINNHKCPEAQTVTVKEVTAAPVSVFFNINKSKIASRKDLQNVQELANVAKEKNAKLVVTGYADSKTGSAAYNQKLSQKRAETVANELVKMGVSRDNIEVVAAGGVQTLSPISYNRRATVAIK, encoded by the coding sequence ATGAAGAAGTTATTTATGGTGCTGGCCTTGGCTAGCGTTTCTGTGGCAGGTATGGCACAGAATGAAACTCCTGAAATGAAGTATAGCGTAGCTACTAATTCATTCTGGAGTAATTGGTTCATTTCAGCTGACGTAATGTACGGCGCTTTCTATTCTAACGAGGAGAAAGGAAATGACTTCAAAAAGAGCCCCTTCACAGACTATCGTCGTAACCTGGGCGCTTCAGTAGCTGTCGGTAAGTGGTTCACTCCCGGTTTGGGTCTGCGCACTAAGTTCCAGGGTATCTGGGGCCGTCACGTACTGACCGATAATGCTGATGACAATGCTATCAAGTTCTGGAACCTTCAGGAGCAGGTGCTCTTCAACTTGAGCAATCTTTTCTGTGGTTATAACGAGAATCGCGTTTGGAACCTGATTCCTTATGTTGGTGTTGGCGTTCTGCGTAACTGCAGCGACAATGAGTATGCTCACGGCGGAAGCATTGGCTTGCTGAACACTTGGAAGCTTTCTAAGCACGTTGCTCTGAACCTCGACCTCGGCTTCAATGTTTCTGATGATGACTATGCTAATGCAAGTGCTGGTCATGCTGGTTATGGTCACTCAATTGCTCAGACCGATCGTTACTTCGCTGCTGAGGTGGGTCTGACCTTCAACCTGGGTAAGGCTACTTGGAACAAGACTCCTGATGTGGACGCTCTCAAAGCTCTCTCTCAGAGCCAGATTGATGCCCTCAATGCTCAGTTGGCTGACGCACAGGCTGAGAACGATCGTCTGCAGAATATGATCAACAATCACAAGTGCCCCGAGGCTCAGACTGTTACTGTTAAGGAAGTTACTGCTGCTCCCGTATCTGTATTCTTCAACATCAACAAGAGCAAGATTGCTTCTCGTAAGGATCTGCAGAATGTTCAGGAACTGGCCAATGTTGCTAAGGAAAAGAATGCTAAGCTCGTTGTTACCGGTTATGCCGATAGCAAGACTGGTAGCGCTGCTTACAACCAGAAGCTGAGCCAGAAGCGTGCTGAGACTGTAGCAAACGAACTCGTTAAGATGGGCGTAAGCCGTGACAACATCGAAGTTGTTGCTGCTGGTGGCGTTCAGACTCTGAGCCCCATCTCTTACAACCGTCGTGCTACTGTTGCTATTAAATAA
- the mutL gene encoding DNA mismatch repair endonuclease MutL produces the protein MSDIIQLLPDSVANQIAAGEVIQRPASVIKELVENSVDAGAKTIRVVVIDAGRTLIQVIDDGKGMSETDARLAFERHATSKIRKADDLFDLHTMGFRGEALPSVAAVSQVELTTRLKGEEVGTRLVLQGSRIERQEPTACPEGSNFRVENLFFNVPARRKFLKTNATELSNILTAFERIVLVYPEIAFSLHSNGQELMNLKPGSLRQRIIDVFGKRLNQDLLPIEVDTALCKITGFVGKPEAAKKKGTQNYFFVNGRYMRHAYFHKAVANAYERLIPQGMVVPYFVYFEVAPADIDVNIHPTKTEIKFENEQGIWQILSAAVKDAIGRFCEVPAIDFDTEGRPEIPVFNPETEVLEMPKVTYNPSYNPFNTGGVVGVPSSFGGSENMSSDYAKRATMQPKVSDEWQQLYEDTLFPGNEIPVKDVPEQMLADKSPAHYQYKGQYIMTAVRSGLMIIDQHRADLRIRYERYLQQLKKSQSRTQRLLFPEMVQMSAAESVLLEQMMPDLVAVGFDMSNLGGSSYAVSGMPADLDGLSPVALVKALVADAAEKEGATTEQLHETLALSLARQSAIPRGQVLSNEEMEYIVNQLFTCSNVNYTPDGKNILAILPQNDIEQLLG, from the coding sequence ATGAGTGATATTATTCAACTTCTGCCCGATTCCGTGGCCAATCAGATTGCAGCGGGTGAGGTGATTCAACGACCGGCTTCTGTGATAAAGGAACTGGTTGAGAATTCCGTTGATGCCGGAGCCAAAACAATACGAGTGGTGGTGATTGATGCCGGCAGGACACTGATACAGGTGATTGACGATGGCAAAGGAATGTCAGAGACTGATGCTCGCCTGGCCTTTGAGCGACATGCCACTTCAAAGATACGGAAGGCTGACGACCTGTTCGATTTGCATACGATGGGTTTCCGAGGTGAGGCTCTTCCTTCTGTGGCTGCTGTTTCTCAGGTAGAACTGACCACACGATTGAAGGGAGAGGAAGTGGGAACCCGACTCGTGCTTCAAGGCTCGCGCATCGAAAGGCAGGAACCGACAGCCTGTCCAGAGGGTTCTAATTTCCGAGTGGAGAATCTTTTCTTTAATGTTCCTGCACGGCGTAAGTTTCTGAAGACAAATGCTACAGAGTTGAGTAATATCCTGACTGCCTTCGAACGTATAGTACTCGTTTATCCGGAGATAGCTTTCTCCCTCCATAGCAACGGACAGGAACTGATGAATCTGAAACCTGGCTCTCTTCGCCAGCGCATCATCGATGTGTTCGGAAAAAGATTGAATCAGGACCTGCTGCCAATAGAAGTTGATACGGCACTATGCAAGATAACCGGATTCGTTGGAAAACCGGAAGCTGCCAAGAAGAAAGGAACGCAGAACTATTTCTTTGTGAATGGCCGATATATGCGTCATGCCTATTTCCATAAGGCAGTGGCCAATGCTTACGAACGACTGATACCGCAGGGCATGGTGGTACCTTACTTCGTCTATTTTGAAGTGGCACCCGCTGATATTGATGTGAATATCCATCCTACCAAGACGGAGATAAAATTTGAGAACGAACAAGGCATTTGGCAAATCCTGTCTGCTGCAGTCAAAGATGCTATTGGTCGTTTCTGTGAAGTGCCTGCCATAGATTTCGATACTGAAGGACGACCGGAGATTCCTGTTTTCAATCCGGAAACAGAGGTCCTGGAAATGCCAAAGGTTACATACAACCCGTCATACAATCCCTTTAATACAGGTGGGGTAGTAGGCGTTCCTTCGTCTTTTGGTGGTTCGGAAAATATGTCTTCCGACTATGCAAAGCGTGCTACGATGCAGCCAAAGGTGAGTGATGAATGGCAACAGTTGTACGAAGATACATTGTTCCCCGGCAATGAGATACCTGTAAAGGATGTACCTGAACAGATGCTGGCAGATAAGTCGCCCGCTCACTATCAGTATAAAGGGCAGTATATTATGACAGCTGTTCGTTCAGGACTGATGATTATTGATCAGCACCGAGCCGATTTGAGAATCCGTTATGAAAGGTATTTACAGCAATTGAAGAAAAGTCAGAGTCGCACCCAGCGACTGCTTTTCCCTGAAATGGTTCAGATGTCGGCAGCTGAGTCAGTACTTTTAGAACAGATGATGCCCGACCTGGTGGCTGTTGGCTTCGATATGAGTAATCTTGGCGGTTCATCCTATGCCGTTTCTGGTATGCCGGCCGATTTAGATGGCCTGTCGCCTGTGGCCTTGGTTAAGGCTCTCGTGGCTGATGCTGCCGAGAAAGAAGGTGCTACTACTGAGCAGTTGCATGAGACACTGGCACTCAGTTTGGCAAGACAGTCTGCCATTCCTCGGGGGCAGGTACTGTCAAATGAAGAGATGGAGTATATTGTAAATCAACTGTTTACCTGTTCAAATGTAAATTATACTCCAGATGGAAAGAATATCTTGGCTATTTTGCCCCAAAATGATATAGAGCAATTGCTCGGGTAA
- a CDS encoding OstA-like protein produces MGKIKLFLFALCCCFVYAAAKKEKDDRVYLIHADELFYERWRNNDAQVLRGNVEFEHDGARLLCDSANFFESTNSFEAFGNVRMYQGDTLSLVSDYGYYDGNEQLMQALQNVVLKHRGTTLYTDSLYFDRLWNMGYFMEGGKMIDKTTTLVSDWGEYHTDTKMAIFYYDVSMRDKDFLLTTDSLYYNTESKLAHIIGPSDIHSGASHIYSELGYYNTDSECGQLLNRSVIDNDGKLLVGDSIWYNGQTGVSEAFVNVVYNDTVNRNMLTGNYGYYDDQTGYAMCTDSAVTIDYSQRDSLFMHADTFKVFTYNKETDSVYRVIHAYNKVRAYRLDIQAVCDSLVYIQKDSCMTLYKDPIIWNNNQQLLGEEIKVYMKDSVIDRAHVINQAFSIEDLHQKDMYNQVSSKEMLAFFEKGNIREGRAVDNVLVVYYPIDESDSSYIGMVTMETSEMRMFLKGQKLERIWTPKSEGVVYPMTQIPPQKRYLSGFTWFDYIRPLSKEDIFVWRGKKAGTELKVQKRREAPLQKLSLPKDDAETSKPDASLTPDTFQTQTPEQHNKPIAIEQKNAETEKILP; encoded by the coding sequence ATGGGTAAGATAAAGCTTTTTCTCTTTGCGCTCTGTTGCTGTTTCGTGTATGCAGCGGCCAAAAAAGAAAAAGATGACCGTGTGTACCTGATTCATGCCGACGAGCTGTTTTATGAACGTTGGCGCAACAATGATGCACAGGTGCTGCGCGGAAACGTTGAGTTCGAGCACGATGGTGCCCGACTACTCTGCGATAGTGCCAATTTCTTTGAATCAACAAATTCGTTTGAAGCTTTTGGAAACGTAAGAATGTATCAGGGCGATACACTGTCGTTGGTCAGTGACTATGGCTATTACGACGGTAACGAGCAGCTGATGCAGGCACTTCAGAATGTGGTACTGAAACATCGCGGTACTACACTTTATACTGATTCTCTATATTTCGACCGCCTTTGGAATATGGGGTATTTTATGGAAGGCGGAAAGATGATAGACAAGACGACTACGCTGGTAAGCGACTGGGGCGAATATCACACCGATACGAAAATGGCTATTTTCTATTATGACGTGTCTATGCGCGACAAGGATTTCCTGCTTACCACCGACTCTCTCTATTATAATACTGAATCAAAACTGGCACATATCATCGGTCCTTCTGACATTCATAGCGGTGCTAGTCATATCTATTCAGAGTTGGGATATTATAATACTGACTCTGAATGCGGACAATTGCTCAACCGTTCGGTAATTGACAACGATGGCAAACTGCTCGTTGGCGACAGTATATGGTATAATGGGCAGACTGGCGTCAGTGAGGCGTTCGTGAATGTGGTCTATAATGACACGGTTAATAGAAATATGCTCACGGGCAACTATGGATATTATGACGACCAGACGGGGTATGCTATGTGTACCGATAGTGCTGTGACCATTGACTATTCGCAGCGTGATTCTCTGTTCATGCATGCCGATACATTCAAGGTGTTTACATATAATAAGGAAACGGATTCTGTGTATCGTGTTATACACGCGTACAATAAGGTACGCGCGTACCGTTTAGATATTCAGGCCGTCTGCGACTCTTTGGTGTATATTCAAAAGGATTCTTGCATGACACTTTATAAGGATCCCATCATTTGGAATAACAACCAGCAACTGTTGGGCGAAGAGATCAAGGTCTATATGAAAGACTCCGTTATAGATCGTGCTCATGTCATCAATCAGGCTTTCTCTATTGAAGACCTTCATCAGAAGGATATGTACAATCAGGTGTCATCGAAGGAGATGCTGGCATTCTTTGAAAAAGGAAATATCCGTGAGGGTAGGGCTGTCGATAATGTACTGGTGGTCTATTACCCGATTGACGAATCGGATAGCAGCTATATAGGAATGGTGACAATGGAGACAAGCGAGATGCGTATGTTCCTAAAAGGGCAAAAGCTGGAACGTATTTGGACTCCTAAAAGCGAGGGCGTTGTTTATCCCATGACACAGATTCCTCCACAGAAGCGTTATTTGAGCGGGTTTACTTGGTTTGACTATATCCGTCCTCTGTCGAAAGAAGATATATTCGTTTGGCGAGGTAAGAAAGCTGGAACCGAGTTGAAAGTTCAGAAACGACGTGAGGCTCCACTACAGAAGCTTTCTTTGCCGAAGGATGATGCTGAGACATCAAAACCTGACGCATCTCTGACACCGGATACATTTCAAACCCAGACACCGGAACAGCATAATAAGCCGATAGCTATAGAACAGAAGAATGCAGAAACCGAGAAGATTCTACCATAG